In one Ignavibacteria bacterium genomic region, the following are encoded:
- a CDS encoding type II toxin-antitoxin system HicB family antitoxin, whose translation MKIIPHGYEYTIFVHETEEGGFIADIPSLPGCMSQRETLEETIAFAKEATDIYLQALLKRKKLL comes from the coding sequence ATGAAAATCATACCTCACGGATACGAATACACCATCTTTGTGCATGAAACAGAAGAAGGTGGATTTATCGCTGATATTCCTTCGCTTCCCGGTTGTATGTCGCAAAGAGAAACGCTCGAAGAAACTATCGCGTTTGCGAAAGAAGCAACAGACATATATCTACAAGCGCTTCTTAAGAGAAAAAAACTTCTCTAA